Proteins encoded together in one Coffea arabica cultivar ET-39 chromosome 2c, Coffea Arabica ET-39 HiFi, whole genome shotgun sequence window:
- the LOC113731142 gene encoding synaptotagmin-1-like isoform X1 produces the protein MGFLSTLLSLCGFGVGVSSGLVVGYFLFIYFQPTDVKDPVIRPLVEHDSESLQKLLPEIPLWVKNPDYDRVDWLNKFLEYMWPYLDKAICKTAKNTAKPIIAEQTAKYNIESVEFETLTLGSLPPTLQGMKVYLTDEKELIMEPSIKWAANPNITVVVKAYGLKATVQAVDLQVFAAPRITLKPLVPSFPCFAKIFVSLMEKPHVDFGLKLLGADLMSIPGLYRFVQDIIKDQVASMYLWPKTHEVQILDPTKAMQRPVGILHVKVLRAVKLRKKDLLGASDPYVKLKLTESKLPSKKTTVKHKNLNPEWNQEFTMVIKDLESQVLELSVYDWEQIGKHEKMGMNVVPMKELTPDEPKVLTLTLLKSMDPNDVSNDKERGQIMVELTYKPFKEDDLTKDFQESGTVQKAPEGTPPGGGVLVVIVHEAQDVEGKHHTNPYARIIFRGEERKTKHIKKNRDPRWEEEFLFMLDEPPVNDRLHAEVLSTSSRIGLLHPKESLGYVDISLSDVVSNKRINEKFHLIDSKNGRIQIELEWREAS, from the exons ATGGGTTTCTTGAGTACTTTACTGAGTTTATGTGGATTTGGAGTTGGAGTTTCTTCTGGGCTTGTGGTTGGTTACTTCTTGTTCATCTACTTCCAACCCACTGATGTTAAG GATCCCGTTATTCGCCCATTGGTTGAGCATGACTCCGAAAGTCTGCAGAAATTGCTTCCTGAAATACCGCTTTGGGTAAAAAATCCAGATTATGATCGT GTTGACTGGCTGAACAAGTTTCTTGAGTATATGTGGCCTTATCTAGACAAG GCAATTTGCAAGACTGCAAAGAACACCGCAAAACCCATTATTGCTGAGCAAACCGCAAAGTACAATATTGAATCTGTTGAGTTTGAAACATTAACTCTTGGGTCACTTCCACCTACTTTGCAAG GTATGAAAGTCTATTTAACCGATGAAAAGGAGTTGATAAtggaaccatccatcaaatgGGCAGCTAATCCTAATATCACTGTTGTGGTCAAAGCATATGGGCTGAAAGCTACTGTTCAG gCAGTAGATTTGCAAGTTTTTGCTGCACCACGTATTACCTTGAAGCCTCTGGTTCCGAGCTTTCCATGCTTTGCCAAAATTTTTGTGTCACTCATGGAGAAG CCACACGTTGACTTTGGGCTGAAGCTCTTAGGGGCTGATCTTATGTCAATCCCAGGGCTGTATAGGTTTGTCCAG GATATTATTAAAGATCAAGTAGCTAGCATGTATCTGTGGCCTAAGACCCATGAGGTTCAAATTCTGGATCCTACAAA AGCCATGCAGAGGCCTGTTGGAATTCTCCATGTGAAGGTTTTGAGGGCAGTAAAGCTGAGAAAGAAAGATCTATTGGGTGCATCTGATCCTTATGTAAAATTAAAGCTCACTGAGTCAAAACTTCCTTCCAAGAAGACAACTGTGAAGCATAAGAATTTAAACCCCGAATGGAATCAAGAATTCACTATGGTTATCAAAGATCTGGAATCACAGGTGCTTGAGCTTAGCGTGTATGATTGGGAGCAG ATTGGAAAACATGAAAAGATGGGAATGAATGTAGTTCCTATGAAGGAACTTACTCCTGATGAGCCAAAGGTTTTGACGTTGACTCTATTGAAGAGCATGGATCCAAATGACGTTTCAAATGATAAGGAACGAGGGCAGATCATGGTGGAATTAACATACAAACCTTTCAAGGAGGATGATTTGACAAAAGATTTTCAGGAATCAGGCACTGTGCAAAAGGCCCCAGAAGGAACACCACCTGGTGGAGGTGTTCTTGTGGTTATCGTCCATGAAGCCCAAGATGTAGAAGGAAAGCACCACACTAATCCATATGCACGGATTATATTCAGAGGGGAGGAAAGAAAAACTAAG CATATAAAGAAGAACAGAGATCCAAGGTGGGAGGAGGAGTTCCTGTTCATGTTAGATGAGCCTCCGGTGAATGACAGGCTTCATGCAGAAGTATTGAGCACTTCATCAAGGATAGGTCTATTGCACCCAAAG GAATCCTTGGGATATGTTGATATCAGCCTGTCGGATGTTGTTAGCAACAAAAGGATCAACGAGAAGTTCCATCTAATAGATTCCAAGAATGGGCGAATTCAAATTGAGCTGGAATGGAGGGAAGCATCTTGA
- the LOC113731142 gene encoding synaptotagmin-1-like isoform X2, producing MEIVRMDPLPHDPVIRPLVEHDSESLQKLLPEIPLWVKNPDYDRVDWLNKFLEYMWPYLDKAICKTAKNTAKPIIAEQTAKYNIESVEFETLTLGSLPPTLQGMKVYLTDEKELIMEPSIKWAANPNITVVVKAYGLKATVQAVDLQVFAAPRITLKPLVPSFPCFAKIFVSLMEKPHVDFGLKLLGADLMSIPGLYRFVQDIIKDQVASMYLWPKTHEVQILDPTKAMQRPVGILHVKVLRAVKLRKKDLLGASDPYVKLKLTESKLPSKKTTVKHKNLNPEWNQEFTMVIKDLESQVLELSVYDWEQIGKHEKMGMNVVPMKELTPDEPKVLTLTLLKSMDPNDVSNDKERGQIMVELTYKPFKEDDLTKDFQESGTVQKAPEGTPPGGGVLVVIVHEAQDVEGKHHTNPYARIIFRGEERKTKHIKKNRDPRWEEEFLFMLDEPPVNDRLHAEVLSTSSRIGLLHPKESLGYVDISLSDVVSNKRINEKFHLIDSKNGRIQIELEWREAS from the exons ATGGAGATAGTGAGAATGGACCCTCTCCCACAT GATCCCGTTATTCGCCCATTGGTTGAGCATGACTCCGAAAGTCTGCAGAAATTGCTTCCTGAAATACCGCTTTGGGTAAAAAATCCAGATTATGATCGT GTTGACTGGCTGAACAAGTTTCTTGAGTATATGTGGCCTTATCTAGACAAG GCAATTTGCAAGACTGCAAAGAACACCGCAAAACCCATTATTGCTGAGCAAACCGCAAAGTACAATATTGAATCTGTTGAGTTTGAAACATTAACTCTTGGGTCACTTCCACCTACTTTGCAAG GTATGAAAGTCTATTTAACCGATGAAAAGGAGTTGATAAtggaaccatccatcaaatgGGCAGCTAATCCTAATATCACTGTTGTGGTCAAAGCATATGGGCTGAAAGCTACTGTTCAG gCAGTAGATTTGCAAGTTTTTGCTGCACCACGTATTACCTTGAAGCCTCTGGTTCCGAGCTTTCCATGCTTTGCCAAAATTTTTGTGTCACTCATGGAGAAG CCACACGTTGACTTTGGGCTGAAGCTCTTAGGGGCTGATCTTATGTCAATCCCAGGGCTGTATAGGTTTGTCCAG GATATTATTAAAGATCAAGTAGCTAGCATGTATCTGTGGCCTAAGACCCATGAGGTTCAAATTCTGGATCCTACAAA AGCCATGCAGAGGCCTGTTGGAATTCTCCATGTGAAGGTTTTGAGGGCAGTAAAGCTGAGAAAGAAAGATCTATTGGGTGCATCTGATCCTTATGTAAAATTAAAGCTCACTGAGTCAAAACTTCCTTCCAAGAAGACAACTGTGAAGCATAAGAATTTAAACCCCGAATGGAATCAAGAATTCACTATGGTTATCAAAGATCTGGAATCACAGGTGCTTGAGCTTAGCGTGTATGATTGGGAGCAG ATTGGAAAACATGAAAAGATGGGAATGAATGTAGTTCCTATGAAGGAACTTACTCCTGATGAGCCAAAGGTTTTGACGTTGACTCTATTGAAGAGCATGGATCCAAATGACGTTTCAAATGATAAGGAACGAGGGCAGATCATGGTGGAATTAACATACAAACCTTTCAAGGAGGATGATTTGACAAAAGATTTTCAGGAATCAGGCACTGTGCAAAAGGCCCCAGAAGGAACACCACCTGGTGGAGGTGTTCTTGTGGTTATCGTCCATGAAGCCCAAGATGTAGAAGGAAAGCACCACACTAATCCATATGCACGGATTATATTCAGAGGGGAGGAAAGAAAAACTAAG CATATAAAGAAGAACAGAGATCCAAGGTGGGAGGAGGAGTTCCTGTTCATGTTAGATGAGCCTCCGGTGAATGACAGGCTTCATGCAGAAGTATTGAGCACTTCATCAAGGATAGGTCTATTGCACCCAAAG GAATCCTTGGGATATGTTGATATCAGCCTGTCGGATGTTGTTAGCAACAAAAGGATCAACGAGAAGTTCCATCTAATAGATTCCAAGAATGGGCGAATTCAAATTGAGCTGGAATGGAGGGAAGCATCTTGA
- the LOC113731142 gene encoding synaptotagmin-1-like isoform X3, with the protein MWPYLDKAICKTAKNTAKPIIAEQTAKYNIESVEFETLTLGSLPPTLQGMKVYLTDEKELIMEPSIKWAANPNITVVVKAYGLKATVQAVDLQVFAAPRITLKPLVPSFPCFAKIFVSLMEKPHVDFGLKLLGADLMSIPGLYRFVQDIIKDQVASMYLWPKTHEVQILDPTKAMQRPVGILHVKVLRAVKLRKKDLLGASDPYVKLKLTESKLPSKKTTVKHKNLNPEWNQEFTMVIKDLESQVLELSVYDWEQIGKHEKMGMNVVPMKELTPDEPKVLTLTLLKSMDPNDVSNDKERGQIMVELTYKPFKEDDLTKDFQESGTVQKAPEGTPPGGGVLVVIVHEAQDVEGKHHTNPYARIIFRGEERKTKHIKKNRDPRWEEEFLFMLDEPPVNDRLHAEVLSTSSRIGLLHPKESLGYVDISLSDVVSNKRINEKFHLIDSKNGRIQIELEWREAS; encoded by the exons ATGTGGCCTTATCTAGACAAG GCAATTTGCAAGACTGCAAAGAACACCGCAAAACCCATTATTGCTGAGCAAACCGCAAAGTACAATATTGAATCTGTTGAGTTTGAAACATTAACTCTTGGGTCACTTCCACCTACTTTGCAAG GTATGAAAGTCTATTTAACCGATGAAAAGGAGTTGATAAtggaaccatccatcaaatgGGCAGCTAATCCTAATATCACTGTTGTGGTCAAAGCATATGGGCTGAAAGCTACTGTTCAG gCAGTAGATTTGCAAGTTTTTGCTGCACCACGTATTACCTTGAAGCCTCTGGTTCCGAGCTTTCCATGCTTTGCCAAAATTTTTGTGTCACTCATGGAGAAG CCACACGTTGACTTTGGGCTGAAGCTCTTAGGGGCTGATCTTATGTCAATCCCAGGGCTGTATAGGTTTGTCCAG GATATTATTAAAGATCAAGTAGCTAGCATGTATCTGTGGCCTAAGACCCATGAGGTTCAAATTCTGGATCCTACAAA AGCCATGCAGAGGCCTGTTGGAATTCTCCATGTGAAGGTTTTGAGGGCAGTAAAGCTGAGAAAGAAAGATCTATTGGGTGCATCTGATCCTTATGTAAAATTAAAGCTCACTGAGTCAAAACTTCCTTCCAAGAAGACAACTGTGAAGCATAAGAATTTAAACCCCGAATGGAATCAAGAATTCACTATGGTTATCAAAGATCTGGAATCACAGGTGCTTGAGCTTAGCGTGTATGATTGGGAGCAG ATTGGAAAACATGAAAAGATGGGAATGAATGTAGTTCCTATGAAGGAACTTACTCCTGATGAGCCAAAGGTTTTGACGTTGACTCTATTGAAGAGCATGGATCCAAATGACGTTTCAAATGATAAGGAACGAGGGCAGATCATGGTGGAATTAACATACAAACCTTTCAAGGAGGATGATTTGACAAAAGATTTTCAGGAATCAGGCACTGTGCAAAAGGCCCCAGAAGGAACACCACCTGGTGGAGGTGTTCTTGTGGTTATCGTCCATGAAGCCCAAGATGTAGAAGGAAAGCACCACACTAATCCATATGCACGGATTATATTCAGAGGGGAGGAAAGAAAAACTAAG CATATAAAGAAGAACAGAGATCCAAGGTGGGAGGAGGAGTTCCTGTTCATGTTAGATGAGCCTCCGGTGAATGACAGGCTTCATGCAGAAGTATTGAGCACTTCATCAAGGATAGGTCTATTGCACCCAAAG GAATCCTTGGGATATGTTGATATCAGCCTGTCGGATGTTGTTAGCAACAAAAGGATCAACGAGAAGTTCCATCTAATAGATTCCAAGAATGGGCGAATTCAAATTGAGCTGGAATGGAGGGAAGCATCTTGA